The Dermacentor albipictus isolate Rhodes 1998 colony chromosome 2, USDA_Dalb.pri_finalv2, whole genome shotgun sequence genome has a segment encoding these proteins:
- the LOC139055615 gene encoding uncharacterized protein, with protein MSLETGEPPKLYGVNFQPPSPFDFANPPTWATWLSRYEDYAVVSRLTKASEDMQVRSLLYCMGPEARPLLETFSLDAQSLASYQAVATRFTEHFVHPANELYESSRFHRRVQLPDESVDTYYAELRRMVKRCNYPSAAVEERLVRDRFVVGLRDSRLSDQLCRNAKLTLQDAWTQARQSEDADREKALP; from the coding sequence ATGTCCCTCGAGACCGGCGAGCCGCCAAAACTGTACGGCGTCAACTTCCAGCCGCCGTCACCGTTCGACTTCGCGAACCCGCCAACGTGGGCGACATGGCTCAGCCGCTACGAAGACTACGCAGTGGTTTCAAGACTGACGAAAGCGTCGGAAGACATGCAGGTACGCTCGCTACTGTACTGCATGGGCCCGGAGGCCCGCCCGCTTCTCGAGACTTTCTCGCTCGACGCCCAGTCGCTCGCTTCATACCAAGCCGTTGCCACCCGCTTCACTGAGCACTTCGTGCACCCGGCAAACGAGCTTTACGAATCGTCACGGTTCCACAGACGCGTTCAGCTGCCCGACGAAAGCGTCGACACGTACTACGCAGAACTGCGCAGGATGGTCAAGCGCTGTAACTATCCGTCTGCTGCTGTCGAGGAAAGGCTCGTACGCGACCGGTTCGTCGTCGGCCTCCGCGACTCCCGTCTCTCGGACCAGCTGTGCCGGAACGCGAAGTTGACACTACAGGACGCCTGGACACAAGCCCGTCAATCCGAAGACGCCGACAGGGAAAAGGCGTTGCCCTAG